From a region of the Daphnia magna isolate NIES linkage group LG1, ASM2063170v1.1, whole genome shotgun sequence genome:
- the LOC116934559 gene encoding LOW QUALITY PROTEIN: cardiomyopathy-associated protein 5 (The sequence of the model RefSeq protein was modified relative to this genomic sequence to represent the inferred CDS: deleted 1 base in 1 codon), producing MNGMETGSWKLVEACDLVEEFCFGGRGSRVGLHLHVHCKYSRRRTLLGDRTKTNSSPSIRNSPFPFSGPIVQLLIKSGLFTFGIRLHKNNRETITMAGYYSSQRGYGGSYGPSSSSSSYTSSLRSNYMPASYWSDYHPSAYSFYPRASIYSVSTPRHHHPAKVYFHHLPGIGKAQTYHGSIPRIAHQRLTPSAPPSLFSVPISAHRMSALYSDAVEPILIQVVPKYNPASYLEDTFATSMQDIQDDMRNWRYAASSVLNRYTPVNNYHMEPSQLAGRNSARYMSGSSDYERASSSSYFRPSSLRSRESSMYESPSYDSRHSMYLSSRSSRDSDTYRGTIGKGHLACISYAGHYPQSKRSTPLYSEDDSKIKCGISFLSHYIRSSRRAHSSGPVVYTTRDQRMARRVSARNRINEKRDPERIVDRVNKKVAQANEEIARIAAEERKAQMITKYDDEPEDEDPWALPVETESSTVAFADETQPEDNYSAEVEPEPEPEPEPEEEVKEVKKKKKKSSVKEPTPEPEPEPEPEPELDPEPVVEEEESAPVEEAQPEPEPEPEPEPEPEPEVVEEVEMPVPEPEPVVAEPAAAEEPEPEAAPAESEVVAEETAAAPEQVAVLTDDIWEGEEDFIFNRRKNAQVEAEEVVQQQPAEVAEEEHAQEEEAMATEDVAPEDVAPEEMATDVEPQESIEPVAEFTWGEEEESFRRKPTATVDEEQPAQEEEEAPLVVNEEEEETSLSVAQPQEEEEEEEEEEEEEEE from the exons ATGAACGGAATGGAAACC GGCTCGTGGAAGCTTGTGGAAGCTTGCGATCTTGTGGAAGAGTTTTGTTTCGGAGGTAGAGGATCTCGAGTCGGTTTGCATCTTCACGTCCACTGCAAGTACAGTCGACGACGCACTCTTCTTGGTGACCGGACGAAGACAAATTCTTCTCCTTCCATTCGAAATTCCCCTTTTCCCTTCTCTGGGCCGATCGTGCAGTTGTTAATTAAAAGTGGTCTTTTCACGTTCGGGATTCGACTGCACAAAAACAACCGG GAAACGATAACAATGGCAGGCTACTACTCTAGTCAACGAGGATATGGTGGCTCTTATGGGccttcgtcgtcgtcgtcatccTACACATCGTCACTGCGTAGCAACTACATGCCG GCGTCGTATTGGAGCGATTATCATCCGTCTGCATATTCGTTCTATCCGCGCGCGTCGATCTATTCGGTGTCGACTCCTCGG CATCACCATCCCGCTAAGGTGTACTTCCACCATCTACCAGGAATAGGCAAG GCGCAGACGTATCACGGATCCATCCCGAGGATCGCTCATCAACGTCTGACACCCTCGGCTCCACCGTCCTTGTTCTCGGTGCCGATATCGGCCCATCGTATGAGCGCTCTCTATTCGGACGCTGTAGAACCCATCCTGATTCAAGTAGTGCCTAAATACAATCCTGCTTCCTATTTGGAGGACACTTTTGCTACATCGATGCAA GATATCCAAGATGATATGCGCAATTGGCGTTATGCAGCCTCGTCCGTCCTCAATCGCTACACGCCCGTTAATAATTACCACATGGAACCGTCTCAGTTGGCTGGCCGCAATTCGGCTCg CTACATGAGTGGCAGTAGCGACTACGAGAGGGCCAGTTCCAGCTCGTACTTTAGGCCGTCATCGTTGAGATCACGCGAGTCATCCATGTATGAATCACCTTCCTATGATTCGCGTCACTCCATGTACTTGTCGAGCCGTTCCAGCAGGGACTCCGATACCTACAGGGGAACCATTG GCAAAGGTCATTTGGCATGCATTTCCTATGCAGGACATTACCCGCAGTCGAAACGCAGCACTCCATTGTACTCGGAGGACGACAGCAAAATCAAATGCGGAATCTCTTTCCTGTCTCACTACATCCGCAGTTCTCGACGGGCCCACAGTTCCGGACCAG TTGTGTACACGACCAGGGATCAGCGAATGGCACGAAGGGTTTCGGCGCGGAACCGCATCAACGAGAAAAGGGATCCCGAACGCATCGTG GATCGTGTGAACAAGAAGGTGGCCCAGGCCAACGAAGAGATTGCTCGAATTGCCGCCGAAGAGCGCAAGGCCCAGATGATCACCAAATATGACGACGAGCCGGAAGATGAGGATCCATGGGCTTTGCCAGTTGAAACGGAATCGTCGACTGTTGCTTTTGCGGATGAGACGCAACCGGAAGACAACTATTCGGCGGAAGTTGAGCCGGAACCGGAGCCCGAGCCGGAACCCGAAGAAGAGGTGAAAGAagtcaaaaagaagaagaagaagtcaAGT GTTAAGGAACCGACTCCTGAGCCGGAGCCGGAACCTGAACCGGAACCTGAACTTGACCCCGAGCCTGTTGTCGAAGAGGAAGAAAGTGCTCCGGTGGAAGAAGCACAACCGGAACCCGAACCTGAACCCGAACCCGAACCCGAACCC GAGCCGGAAGTGGTCGAAGAAGTTGAAATGCCTGTGCCGGAACCTGAACCCGTGGTTGCCGAACCCGCCGCGGCTGAAGAACCCGAGCCAGAAGCCGCTCCTGCCGAGTCGGAAGTCGTAGCCGAAGAAACTGCCGCCGCCCCCGAACAAGTTGCA GTCCTCACAGACGACATCTGGGAAGGCGAAGAAGATTTCATCTTTAATCGGCGGAAGAATGCACAAGTCGAGGCGGAGGAGGTGGTGCAACAACAACCAGCTGAAGTGGCTGAAGAAGAACACgcacaagaagaagaagccatGGCGACAGAAGATGTCGCACCAGAAGATGTCGCACCAGAAGAAATGGCGACAGATGTTGAACCGCAGGAATCGATCGAACCTGTGGCGGAATTCACCTGGGGCGAAGAAGAGGAATCCTTCCGGAGGAAACCTACGGCCACAGTTGACGAAGAACAACCGgcgcaagaagaagaagaagctccgCTTGTGGTaaacgaagaagaggaagaaacaAGCCTTAGCGTTGCTCAAcctcaagaagaagaagaagaagaggaagaagaagaagaagaagaagaagagtga
- the LOC123469404 gene encoding DNA-directed RNA polymerases I and III subunit RPAC1-like, translated as MSKSKIKYSSSKQFIEESRNELVLTEFEILNAEATNFPGNYYGYDDTWTLEKFKKKLKINIIRIDNLEMEFDIIGVDPAVPNALRRILLSDIPTMAFDRVFMFNNTSIIQDEVLAHRLGLIPLKADPRLFEFRREGDEEGTPEDTLEFELKVKCSWNPARTKDHTNPEDLYRDFRVLTSHMKWIPLGGQKDLLNPDAVGPVDDDILIAKMRPGHELDIKLHALKGTGRDHAKFSPVATAFYRLLPQVKLLREVEGEAAERLQKCFSPGVIDLVDGGGKKVAKVNDARYDICSRNVFRHEDLKEDTVKLTRARDHFIFYIESTGALPPEVLFVEAAKILSQKCRVFLDELKSGL; from the exons ATGAGTAAAAGCAAAATTAAATATTCTTCCAGCAAACAGTTTATTGAGGAAAGCAGAAATGAACTTGTCCTGACTGAGTTTGAAATCCTTAAC GCAGAAGCCACAAATTTTCCAGGAAATTATTATGGGTACGACGATACCTGGACCCTAGAAAAATTCAAGAAG AAACTGAAAATCAACATTATTCGCATTGACAACCTAGAGATGGAATTCGATATAATTGGTGTTGATCCTGCTGTGCCAAATGCTCTTCGTCGAATCTTGCTTTCTGATATACCTACAATGGCTTTTGACAGAGTATTTATGTTCAATAATACGTCCATCATACAAGATGAAGTGTTGGCACACAGGTTAGGGTTGATTCCACTGAAAGCCGATCCAAGGTTATTTGAGTTCAGGAGGGAAG GCGATGAAGAAGGAACCCCAGAAGATACGTTagaatttgaattaaaagTAAAATGTTCATGGAATCCTGCTAGAACTAAAGATCACACTAATCCTGAAGATTTATACAGAGATTTCAGAG TTCTGACATCACACATGAAGTGGATTCCACTTGGTGGTCAAAAAGATCTTCTTAACCCAGACGCCGTAGGGCCAGTAGACGACGATATTCTTATCGCCAAAATGAGGCCCGGTCATGAACTCGACATCAAACTTCATGCTCTAAAGGGAACTGGCAGAGATCATGCAAAATTTTCACCTGTTG CTACTGCGTTTTATCGTTTGCTACCTCAAGTAAAGCTGCTTAGAGAAGTGGAAGGTGAAGCCGCTGAAAGATTGCAAAAATGCTTTTCTCCTGGAGTTATCGACTTGGTAGACG GTGGCGGGAAAAAGGTCGCAAAAGTCAACGATGCACGATATGATATTTGTAGTCGCAACGTTTTCCGTCACGAAGATCTAAAAGAAGACACCGTGAAACTGACTCGTGCACGAGACCACTTCATCT TTTACATAGAGTCCACGGGAGCACTACCACCTGAAGTTCTATTTGTCGAAGCCGCTAAAATCCTATCACAAAAATGCCGTGTATTTTTGGATGAATTAAAGAGTGGATTGTAA
- the LOC116935539 gene encoding uncharacterized protein LOC116935539 codes for MAGSGNYYYERPSQRDYAPYGGGYPMPPSMPYPNAMRSNCMPAPMYQGAVPRIACQFPQSMFARERDGYLRDRAPCDDEDDEDIEAMTAQQEKSRYTRASQREADEDFESVKTQHVRPRPNRSAYLDDEGEFETVRTSTRPRINVDALFDDDGDTEPAMKLEDIEEDLRKLRQATTSALNRYTAKSNSQPSTRLSRFFATYLNEDKNYDRSGSSSSSYVRPSSLKPLDSSSYEPPLYDTRRSMYTSSRSANKESDSENTTSGKREPVAVPQDYAEQAPQSRRRTPRTYEDDTKINSRIDVMSRYILSKNKAKN; via the exons ATGGCAGGTTCAGGAAATTACTACTATGAACGTCCCAGTCAACGAGACTATGCTCCCTACGGTGGAGGCTATCCCATGCCTCCATCTATGCCCTACCCAAACGCAATGCGTAGCAACTGCATGCCG GCACCGATGTACCAGGGGGCCGTTCCGAGGATCGCGTGTCAGTTTCCCCAATCGATGTTTGCCCGAGAGAGAGATGGATATCTACGTGACAGAGCTCCGTGTGATGACGAAGACGACGAAGATATTGAGGCAATGACGGCTCAGCAAGAAAAATCGCGCTACACTCGAGCTTCCCAGCGAGAAGCCGACGAGGATTTTGAATCTGTGAAAACACAGCACGTCCGTCCGCGTCCCAACCGTTCCGCTTATTTGGATGACGAAGGCGAGTTTGAAACCGTCAGAACTTCAACGAGACCAAGGATCAACGTGGACGCGCTCTTCGACGATGATGGAGACACAGAACCCGCGATGAAACTAGAA GACATCGAAGAAGATTTACGTAAATTGCGTCAGGCAACCACCTCTGCGCTCAACCGTTACACAGCAAAATCAAACTCACAGCCGTCTACTCG tctttctcgtttttttgcGACTTATCTTAATGAAGACAAGAACTATGACAGAAGCGGCTCTAGCTCCAGCTCGTATGTTCGACCGTCTTCGTTGAAGCCGCTCGATTCGTCTTCGTACGAGCCACCCTTGTACGACACCCGGCGCTCCATGTACACTTCCAGCCGTTCCGCCAATAAGGAATCGGACTCGGAAAATACCACTTCTG GTAAAAGAGAGCCGGTAGCCGTGCCACAGGATTATGCCGAACAAGCGCCACAGTCGAGACGTAGAACACCAAGAACTTATGAAGACGACACCAAAATCAATTCTAGAATTGATGTCATGTCACGCTACATTTTGTCAAAGAATAAGGCCAAAAATTAA
- the LOC116935112 gene encoding uncharacterized protein LOC116935112 isoform X2: MTGHYYYERPCHSGYLNSYGYSGTSLLPYTSSLRSTYMPASYWSTYRPSIYSSYPRVSIYSVPSTPRALTYHAAIPRIAHHRLWDVSASPMVSTRERLLRYSALYGDDDDVEAILTQGQKYNPVSSLESTFSNTIQDIEDDIRNWRYAASSVLNRFTTGKPSNVELSTLANRYSSDYVSGNNNYWRGSSSSYYRPTTLKSFQYSNFKAPIYDSGRSMYVSSRSKDWDSSKSTFGLETHLSCIIIN; the protein is encoded by the exons ATGACAGGCCATTACTACTACGAAAGACCCTGTCACAGTGGATATTTGAATTCCTATGGCTACTCTGGCACTTCTTTGTTGCCCTATACATCATCACTGCGCAGTACGTACATGCCG GCGTCCTATTGGAGCACGTATCGCCCGTCCATCTATTCGTCATATCCACGCGTCTCAATCTACTCGGTGCCTTCGACCCCCCGA GCGCTGACGTATCACGCGGCGATCCCTAGAATCGCTCACCACCGCTTATGGGACGTATCCGCATCGCCGATGGTTTCGACACGAGAGCGTCTGTTACGATACTCTGCTCTCTACGGTGACGATGACGATGTAGAAGCCATCTTGACTCAGGGACAAAAATACAACCCTGTCTCATCGCTGGAAAGTACCTTCTCCAACActatacaa gaCATTGAAGACGATATACGAAATTGGCGTTACGCAGCGTCATCTGTGCTCAACCGTTTTACAACAGGGAAACCGTCAAACGTGGAACTGTCAACGCTGGCCAACCGCTACTCGTCCGA cTACGTTAGCGGAAATAACAATTATTGGAGAGGCAGCTCCAGTTCGTACTACCGGCCAACGACGTTGAAGTCTTTTCAATACTCGAACTTTAAGGCTCCGATTTACGATTCGGGTCGCTCCATGTATGTCTCCAGTCGTTCAAAGGATTGGGATTCATCGAAAAGCACATTTG GATTGGAAACCCACCTTAGTTGCATAATAATCAACTAA
- the LOC116935112 gene encoding uncharacterized protein LOC116935112 isoform X1, which produces MTGHYYYERPCHSGYLNSYGYSGTSLLPYTSSLRSTYMPASYWSTYRPSIYSSYPRVSIYSVPSTPRALTYHAAIPRIAHHRLWDVSASPMVSTRERLLRYSALYGDDDDVEAILTQGQKYNPVSSLESTFSNTIQDIEDDIRNWRYAASSVLNRFTTGKPSNVELSTLANRYSSDYVSGNNNYWRGSSSSYYRPTTLKSFQYSNFKAPIYDSGRSMYVSSRSKDWDSSKSTFGDTESRNYAGHYPQSKRSVPKFSENDSKIKREISYLSHYILPKNE; this is translated from the exons ATGACAGGCCATTACTACTACGAAAGACCCTGTCACAGTGGATATTTGAATTCCTATGGCTACTCTGGCACTTCTTTGTTGCCCTATACATCATCACTGCGCAGTACGTACATGCCG GCGTCCTATTGGAGCACGTATCGCCCGTCCATCTATTCGTCATATCCACGCGTCTCAATCTACTCGGTGCCTTCGACCCCCCGA GCGCTGACGTATCACGCGGCGATCCCTAGAATCGCTCACCACCGCTTATGGGACGTATCCGCATCGCCGATGGTTTCGACACGAGAGCGTCTGTTACGATACTCTGCTCTCTACGGTGACGATGACGATGTAGAAGCCATCTTGACTCAGGGACAAAAATACAACCCTGTCTCATCGCTGGAAAGTACCTTCTCCAACActatacaa gaCATTGAAGACGATATACGAAATTGGCGTTACGCAGCGTCATCTGTGCTCAACCGTTTTACAACAGGGAAACCGTCAAACGTGGAACTGTCAACGCTGGCCAACCGCTACTCGTCCGA cTACGTTAGCGGAAATAACAATTATTGGAGAGGCAGCTCCAGTTCGTACTACCGGCCAACGACGTTGAAGTCTTTTCAATACTCGAACTTTAAGGCTCCGATTTACGATTCGGGTCGCTCCATGTATGTCTCCAGTCGTTCAAAGGATTGGGATTCATCGAAAAGCACATTTG GTGATACGGAATCCAGAAACTATGCAGGACATTACCCGCAGTCGAAACGCAGCGTTCCGAAATTCTCCGAAAACGATAGCAAAATCAAACGCGAAATTTCCTATCTTTCGCATTATATACTGCCAAAAAATGAGTAG
- the LOC123469406 gene encoding uncharacterized protein LOC123469406: MDTDCVQSDRWSGKLVFTEFDHRGSVNIQSEWTHSCLRTDLLADEICGRNNITLVRLYKEQVNPATNALIHPAFVVFKTEGRWKYSIEKNRTCILLQRSKCMNDVLHSFCGGVAETHQQIGKGSIGKVVHFLWRNNHLGEPYHPQRSDSMLFALRIFKAFSFQNCALTDHVNNSSDDDPDHFEY, translated from the coding sequence ATGGATACGGATTGCGTGCAGAGTGATCGGTGGAGTGGTAAACTGGTTTTCACGGAGTTCGACCATCGAGGATCCGTCAACATTCAAAGCGAATGGACGCACAGTTGCCTGAGGACGGATTTACTGGCCGATGAAATTTGCGGTCGTAATAATATCACGCTAGTTCGATTGTACAAAGAACAGGTCAACCCAGCTACCAACGCACTTATCCATCCTGCTTTCGTGGTGTTCAAAACGGAGGGGCGATGGAAGTATTCCATTGAGAAGAACAGGACTTGCATTTTACTGCAACGTTCGAAATGTATGAATGATGTTCTTCACTCCTTTTGCGGAGGCGTTGCTGAAACCCATCAGCAAATAGGAAAGGGATCCATCGGAAAAgttgttcattttttgtggCGCAACAACCACTTGGGAGAGCCCTACCATCCGCAAAGATCCGACAGCATGTTATTCGCATTACGCATTTTTAAagccttttcatttcaaaattgcgCGCTTACCGATCACGTTAACAACTCGTCTGACGATGACCCAGACCACTTCGAATACTAA